In Nitrospira sp., a single genomic region encodes these proteins:
- a CDS encoding V-type ATP synthase subunit F: MADPMARLVVVTDPDTALGFRLAGVEVSEVSAKKEAAERLLAFLRTKEAGIVIYNEEYRMGLPEKSQIELEESVSPVFFGIRVSQAERVGEPREQYLARLLRRAIGYQLKIKR; encoded by the coding sequence ATGGCTGATCCTATGGCCCGTCTGGTCGTCGTGACTGATCCCGACACAGCGCTGGGTTTTCGATTGGCTGGTGTCGAAGTGAGTGAGGTGAGCGCCAAGAAAGAGGCAGCAGAGCGATTGCTTGCGTTCCTTCGAACGAAGGAGGCAGGAATCGTAATCTATAACGAGGAGTACCGGATGGGGCTTCCGGAGAAGAGCCAGATCGAGCTGGAGGAAAGCGTGAGCCCGGTCTTCTTTGGAATCCGAGTCTCTCAGGCCGAGCGAGTGGGGGAACCCCGAGAGCAATACCTCGCCCGTCTCCTCCGACGAGCCATCGGGTATCAACTGAAAATCAAGCGATGA